The Nostoc sp. NIES-3756 DNA window CCATCAGATGTTATTGGCGATGATGCGGCGGTATTGGTGACAGAAGCCGGACAATCTTTAGTAGTCACAACAGATATGCTCGTTGATGGCGTGCATTTTAGCGATGCTACCACTTCCCCAGAAGATGCTGGATGGCGTGCGGCGGCGGCGAATTTATCAGATTTGGCGGCGATGGGTGCAACTCCTTTGGGGATCACTGTTGCACTGGGGCTTCCAGGGGATTTGAGTGTTAGTTGGGTGGAAAGTTTATACCAGGGGATGACACAGTGCCTGCAACAATACCATACCCCGATTGTGGGTGGGGATGTAGTGCGATCGCCTATCACCAGTTTATCCATTACTGCTTTCGGTCAAGTCCACCCCAACAGGATTATCCGCCGTTCTGCCGCTCAAGTCGGAGATGCGATCGTAGTCACAGGTGTTCATGGAGCCTCCCACGCGGGCTTAAAACTGCTGTTAGACCCTCAAATAGGCAAAGACCTCTCCACAGCCCAAAAGACGGCTTTAATCAAGGCACACCAGCGTCCCCAGCCACGATTAGATGTCCTCTCCCACCTCCCCCTAATTCCTATCGCCGGTATGGATAGCAGCGACGGTTTAGCAGATGCGGTGTTACAAATTTGTCGCGCCAGTGGAGTTGGTGCGGTTATACGAAGCTCCCAAATTCCTCTACCAACCGCTTTCGACCATTGGCTAACACCAGAACAAGCTTTGAACTATGCTTTATACGGTGGCGAAGACTTTGAATTAGTTCTATGTTTATCACCGGACGCAGCCACTACTTTAGTAAAACAGTTGGGTCAAGGCGCAACCATCATTGGCACGATTACATCAGATACACGAGTACTACTGCACCATCAAAACACAAAAATCCCTGACCAAGTTCTCAGCCTTAGTCAGGGATTTCAACACTTTAGTCAATAGTCCAAAGTCCATAGTCAATAGTCAAAAACTGTTGACTGTTCACCCTGAGCGTAGCCGTACCAGTCCGTGGAAGCAAGCTACGCGTTAGCGTCTCCATTCGCGGAGCGTCCCGTAGGGAAGGAGAAGGGTTGACTGTTGACTGTTGACTGTTGACTAACTTAAACCCATTTCTGGGCTACTAATTCTGCCAAGTCGAGAACGCGCTGGCTGTAACCCCACTCGTTGTCATACCAAGCCATAACTTTTACTAGGTCGTTGCCCATAACTAAGGTCAGGCTGGCATCAATGATGGAGGAAGCGTCTGTTCCTTGATAATCGGAGGATACTAATTGCAGTTCGCTGTAGTCCAAAATACCTTTGAGTGGGCCTTCAGAAGCATCCTTGAGAGCTTGGTTAACTTCTTCAGTAATAGTACGCTTCTCAACCTGAACTACGAAATCTACCATTGAGACGTTCGGGGTAGGTACGCGCAAGGCAACACCATTGAGTTTGCCTTTGAGTTCTGGGATAACTAATGCTACTGCTTTCGCCGCACCGGTGGAGGTGGGAACGATGTTGATGGCCGCAGCTCTTGCCCGGCGTACATCACGGTGAGAAGCGTCTAGTAAGCGCTGATCACCTGTGTAGCTGTGAGTGGTGGTCATCGTGCCTTTGATGATCCCGAATTTTTCGTGTATTACCTTAGCAATGGGAGCTAGACAGTTGGTTGTACAGCTGGCATTACTGATAACGTGGTGTACGTTGTGATCATACTCATGATGATTTACACCAATTACGAAAGTGCCGTCCTCGTTTTTACCAGGGGCTGTGATAAGAACTTTCTTGGCTCCAGCATTAACGTGCTTTAATGCACCTTCTTTGCTGGTAAATACGCCTGTTGCTTCGATAATTAAATCAATTTCCCATTCTTTCCAGGGCAAGTTTTCTGGATTGCGATCAGATACGCATTTAATGGTTTTACCGTTAACGATGATAGAGTTGTCGTCGGCCGTAATGTCAACATCCTTTAACTTCCCAAGCATTGAGTCGTACTTTAGGAGGTGAGCATTAGTTCTTGGATCTGATGTGTCATTAACAGCTACAAGGTCGATATTAGTATTTTGTCTTCCCAGCCAGCAACGTGCAAAGTTACGTCCGATGCGCCCGAACCCGTTGATTGCGACTCTAATCACAGTGTCTTGCCCTCTGTATTTATGCCTATAAGTTGATATCTTTGACCCCAATCATATCGCAAAGGGGGAGGGTATTTATAACCATAAAGTGTTAAATCTAAAAAAAAACCTATTTTTCTTCACTATCTTCTGAGTAGAGGTTGTGAGTCATGATGTAGGCTCTGACATTTTCTGGCACTAAATAACGAATTGACTTACCTGAGCGATAAAGTTTACGAATTAGGCTTGACGAAACTCCCATTAAAGGGATATTCAATAAGTGCCAGTGAATAGCAATTGACTGCTCCCCTAGTTTTTGCTTCACTTGCTTGCAGATTAACTCACTTTGAGCTATATTCTCACCACCTAGCAATCGGGGTGCGATTAACCAATCACACATTTGCGCTAGTTCGTGTCCACGGTACCAACGCGGTAAGGTTTGGAATGTATCCAAGCCTACTATCCAGTACCAGTGAGTATTTGGGAAACAAGCAGATAAGTCGGTCAAGGTATTGATCGCATAAGAAACTCCTGGGCGGTTTTTCTCCACAGAGGAGACAGAAAACGCCAGGTTATCTTGTGTAGCTAATTGCAGCATTTCCCAGCGATGTCTAAAACAAGATGCTTTTTTATGAGGAGGATTTGATGAGGGAACCCAAATTACTTTTTCTATTGGGACTTGTTGCAAAGCTGTTTCGGCTATAAGTAAATGTCCCCAATGAATAGGGTCAAATGTACCGCCAAAAATTGCCAGATGCTGCATAGTGATATCTTGGCTGGGTGCAATTGAAAATGATTTTCATCGGCAACATCATAATTTTAATAAAATTCATGCCTGGGCTTGATGAAATATGAAAAGCAATTTCGCTAGGAATATGGTTATGTAGGCTATACCAGTAAGGAACAGAATAGTATGTATTTCACATTACAAGAATTTCTTTCCCGATGTGACAAAAATTTACTGAATAATCATAAAAAACAGTATAGAAATAGCAAAAACCTCTAACCAAGGTAAAATCATTCTCAATTTTAAAACTCCTGAAGAAAATCATCCTTGAAAAACCTATCGGAGTAGTTACAGTAAAAATACAAATCCTGTTATGATACCCGTGTTATTTGTGATTTATGGTGTGGTGTGGTGTTAAGAGGAGTAATCTAAATGAGTAATAGTGTAGATTTTGCTGGTAGACCGTTTCATTTCATCGGAATTGGCGGGATAGGAATGTCTGCTCTGGCATACGTTCTAGCTAAACGTCAATTGCCAGTATCAGGTTCTGACCTCCGACCGAATCATATTACGCGCAAATTAGAATCTATCGGCGCACATATTTTTAGTAGACAAGAAGCTAGTAATATTGAGTTCTTTGGGACTAAAGTTGAATCTAAGGAAGTAGAATTAAATTCACAAGAAATGTTTCCTGGTGGCAATACAACATTGCCCCAAGTAATTTGTTCAACTGCAATTAACTCTAACAATTTAGAATATCAAGCAGCATTAAAATTAGGGTGTCCGATTTTCCATCGCTCAGATGTACTCGCTGCTCTCATTGCCGAATACCGCAGCATTGCTGTAGCAGGGACTCACGGCAAAACCACAACTAGTAGCATGATTGGCTATATGTTACTAGCAGCAGGTTTAGACCCGACAATCATTGTCGGTGGAGAAGTCAACGCCTGGGAAGGTAACGCCAGAATAGGTCAAAGTCCTTATTTGGTGGCTGAGGCAGATGAATCAGATGGTTCTTTGGTGAAACACGCTCCGGAAATTGGCATTATCACTAATATTGAATTAGACCATCCTGACCACTACGACACCTTAGAAGAAGTAGTTGATACTTTCCAGATATTTGCCAAGGGTTGCAAAGTCCTCATTGGCAGTATCGATTGTGCAACAGTAAGAGACCGCCTAAAACCTACGATTACTTACAGCCTCCATCAAGATACAGAAGCTGACTACACCGTTACGAATATCGACTACCGTGCTGATGGCACTACAGCTTTAGTCTGGGAAAAAGGTAAAGCTTTAGGTGTGCTGAACTTAAAATTACTAAGTCGTCATAACCTGAGTAATGCTTTAGCTGCTGTAGCTGTTGGTCGTCACCTGGGTTTAGAGTTTGGCGAAATCGCCAAAGGTATCGCCAGCTTTGAAGGTGCAAGACGACGCTTCGAGTTTCGTGGCGAAGTCGATGGTATTACCTTCATTGATGATTACGCTCATCACCCCAGCGAAATTCGGGCTACCTTAGCCGCCGCGCGTCTCCAAGCTAGACCAGGACAAAGAGTGGTTGCTATCTTCCAACCTCATCGCTATAGTCGTACCCTGACCTTTTTAGAAGAATTTGCCGAGTCCTTCGGTCATGCTGATTTAGTAGTTCTGACCGATATTTACAGTGCAGGCGAACCCAATTTAGGACAAATCAGTGGTGAACAGTTGGCAGAGAAAATTGCTCAACAACATCCGCAGGTAGTGTACCAACCAACTATCTCCACGGTGTGCGAGTACCTAATCAAGACTCTGCGCCCTGGTGATTTAGCCCTATTTCTGGGTGCAGGAAATCTCAATCAAGCAATTCCAGAAATTATTACCACACTTTGCACACCTGCAACAGCCACGTTGTAAGGATACTCACAAGTGTCTGTTTAGTAACAGTTTTATCAAAAAAACCGTATCTATACGGTAGATAAATGTAAAAATTTCACAAAAAATTGACGTAAGATGAAAATTTCCCAGGCAGTTGGAAACGCCTGCATAGTTGATGCTTCCAATGTAGAGACACAGGATAGCGATCGCGCAACAAATAGTAAAATTATTTACTTACCCGGTACTAATTGCGAGATCAAATCCCAGGCTTTGTTATCTGCGTATACTTCCTATCGGGTTGGCGGAGCGGCTGAATTGTATGTCGCCCCTCGTGATGTAGAAGGGTTGCAAGCCAGCCTCCAGTATGCAAAAGAACATGATTTAAGAGTAACAACCTTAGGTGCTGGTTCTAATTTGTTAGTTAGCGATCGCGGTATCTCTGGTTTAGTCATTGCTACCAAACATCTGCGTTACAGCCACTTTGACCCCCAAATCGGTCAAGTAACTGTAGCGGCTGGAGAATCAATTCCCAGCCTAGCATGGGAAGCGGCAAAACACGGTTGGCAAGGCTTAGAGTGGGCGGTAGGTATTCCTGGTAGCGTCGGTGGTGCAGTAGTCATGAATGCCGGAGCGCATAATAGCTGCATCGCAGATATATTAGTCAGCGCTCAGGTACTTTCACCAGACGGCACAATCGAGACACTGACACCAGAAGAATTAGGCTATGCCTATCGTACTTCCTCACTACAAGGTAGCAAGCGTGTAGTTACCCAAGCCACCCTCCAATTAAAACCAGGCTTTGACCCCGCCATTGTCACAGCCACAACTAGACAACACAAACAGCATCGCTTAAGCACCCAACCTTACAACTTCCCCAGTTGTGGTAGTGTGTTCCGCAACCCCAAACCCTATGCGGCTGGCTGGCTAATTGAACAATCTGGCTTAAAAGGCTACCAAATAGGCGGCGCACAAGTAGCTAATCTCCACGCCAATTTTATTGTCAATCGTGGAGGAGCCAAAGCCAACGACATCTTCAGCCTCATTCGCCATATTCAGCAAGAAGTCCAAGAACGTTGGTCAATTTTGCTAGAGCCAGAAGTCAAAATGCTTGGCGAATTTCAGGCGGCTTAGGATGTTGGGTACTCAATCAGTGAACAGTTATCAAGTTATGTTAGCTGTTCACTGATAACTGATAACTGCTAACTGATAACTGATACATATATTCCTAAGATTTTGGTAAAAAAATAGGCAAATTGCCTACCGCATCTATAATTGAATTTGATTTGTTATTGAACGCACACGCGGACTATTAATTATGACAGGAAAAGGATTTGGTGGCTTTGGCCTGGGAAAAATGAAAGAACTGGCCGACGCTTTCAAGAAAGCGCAGCAAGTTCAAGAAGGCGCAAAGCGACTCCAAGAAGAATTGGAGCAAATGGAAATTCAGGGAGAAGCCGGTGGTGGCTTAGTCAAAGTAATCGTCAGTGGCAACCAGGAACCAAAGCGAGTAGAAATTTCACCAGAAGCTTTAGCACAAGGGGCAGATTTACTTTCCGATTTGGTAACGGCTGCAATGAAAGATGCTTACAACAAGTCTACAGCCACAATGCGGGAACGCATGGAAGACTTGACCAGTGGGTTAGAATTACCTGGATTTTAGGTATTAGTCATTAGTCATTAGTCATTAGTCATTAGTCCACAGCCTTGTAGACTAAGAGTTTCGACTATTGACTTTTGACATTTTTAGGGTAAATTTTTACACTATTTTTTGTTTTAATTACGAATTACGAATTACGAATTATTATTCATGCCTTACAAACTATTGTTTGTCTGTCTGGGGAATATCTGTCGCTCACCCTCGGCAGAAAATATTATGAATCATCAAATTGAGCAAGCTGGTTTGAGCGACAAAATTGTTTGTGATTCTGCTGGTACTTCTAGCTATCACATCGGTAGTCCTCCTGACCGACGAATGAATGCAGCCGCAGTAGCGAAGTTAGGAATTACATTACGTGGTCGAGCTAGGCAATTTATTAAGTCTGATTTTCAAGACTTTGATCTTATCCTCGCAATGGATCGAGATAATTATGATGACATTATTGCACTTGATCCAATAGGGCAATATCACCATAAGGTACGTTTGATGTGTGATTTTTGTTCACGCCACAAATTAAAGGAAGTTCCAGACCCTTACTATGGTGGGACGGAAGGCTTTAATCAGGTAATTGATTTGCTGGTTGATGCTTGTGAGGGTTTGCTGCAATACGTCACCAAGCAGCAATTAGAAGCTTAATTATAATTTCGTAGTAAGGACTTAAGTCCTTACTACGAACTTCATTTATTTGATATCTAAAAAAGCAAATTTGCCATTGATACCGTTTGCCTCCATTTTCAATTGGGCTACATAAAACTGTTTTTGGATTACTTCACCTACTGGAGTAAAAGCTATTTCTCCGAGAGGCGTTTGATAAGTTAGCTTAAGTAGTTCTTGATTTAATTCTTTACGCAATTGAGGTAAGGTTAAATCATTAATTGGTCTTTTTTTGTTTAAAGATTGCAGCGCTTCTACATATACTTGTAAAGCAGCAAAAGATTGGGCGCTGACTTGGGATGGTTCTTTACGATATTGCTCGATGTAGGCTTGGCGAAATGCAGAGTTAATTTCATTCTTGTATTCTGGGCTGTAGGCTTGAGCAATAATTATGCCATCACAAAGCTTTCCACATACTGAAAATATATGTGAGGTATTAAAGCCATTTCCACCGATAATTATGCCTTTATAACCAAGTTCTCGTAGTTGTTTTACTAAATTTCCACCATCAACAGCTAGCCCAGATATAATTGCTAAATCTGGTTTTAAATTAATCACACTGCTGGCTTGAGTTTGAAAATCAGTATCTGTGGTTTGAAATTTTTGAACTGTAATTAAATCTAATCCTAAATCTTTAACTGTCTTCTGAAATATTTCTGTTTCTGATTTATTAAAGGCATCATTTTGTGCATAAAATACAGCTACTTTTTTTATTTTGGGATTTTGTTTGAGTGCTGCTTTTACTGCATAAGGGGCGACGACTGCAACCGATGAAGAAACACGGGCAACATAATCACCAATTTCAGGAATACCTTTAGCTGTATTTGATGCACCAATGACTGGAACTTGATTACGTTCTGCTATGGGGTCAGCACTAAATGCTTGTTGTGATAGAGTAGGGCCAATAATGCTTACAACGTTATTTTGATTAATTAATGTTTGAAAGGCATTAATCGCGCCGACTTCATCACCACCAGTATCTTGAAATATTAATTTAATTTGTTTACCGTTAATACCACCTTTGTTATTAAAATACTTTTCAGCAATTTTTACTCCATCAGTTCCCTCTTGACCAAGTAAGGCTACGTTACTTGTTTGAGCAAAGGCGATACCAATAGAAATGGTGTTAGTTTGGTTTGTTGTAGATGTGGGATTATTTGCTGACTGTACATTAGTACTATTACTTCTACCACAAGCAGTTAGCAGTACAGAGGAGATAACTAATAATGGTATGTAACGAGAGATACTAACGCGGAACTTAAAGGCGATCGCATTTTTCATACTCATAGTAATTCGATTTGATTTCTGTATCCCTTACGGGAGCGTAGCCATAAAAAGCTTAGTATCTGTAGGGTGGGTAATGCTAGCCCTGTCAACGTGAACCTCTTGACTCTGTGACTCCGTGCCTCTGTGGTAAAAAATAATTAAGTCACAGAGGTACAGAGAAAATATGTCTCACCGTTAATAACTACTCTACTAAACCGTGGGTCATAGCAAAGCGCACCAGTTCAGCTCGATTACTGGTAGCAGTTTTTCTCAATAAACTACTAACGTACTTTTCCACGGTTCTGGAACTTAGGTGTAATTGATTGCCAATTTCAATATTCGATAAACCGTGGGTTAGCATCTCTAATACTTCTTGTTCTCTAGCAGTTAAAGACGAGAGTAATTGCGATTTGTCTACATGGGTAAATACAGAGTGATGATTCTCGACGGTTTTTGTGGGGAGGGCATTGGCTGAACTGTCTTTATGAGAAAATCTGTACTCAGATTGTATGATTTGCGATCGCTCTAATAAATTACGGATTGCTGCTGCTAACTCTTCTAACTCAAAAGGTTTAGGTAAATATAAATCACATCCCGACTGATAACCGAGAATCCTTTCCTGGGTTCTGGTACGTGCTGTTAATAAAATTACAGGTAGTAAACGGAATGGGGGTTGTTGACGTACCTGACGCACCAACTCATAACCATTCATTCTCGGCATCACAATGTCGGTAACAATCAAATCAGGATGGTATGTTTCTACCATTGTTAAAGCCTCTTGACCGTCATTAGCCGTAATCACTGAGTAGCCAGACAGTTCTAAATAGTCACTAATAGACAGACGAGTGCCCAGATCGTCATCCACCACAAGGATCGTCAAGGGCATGGAACGTACACCCCTAGCATTATTTTTTACTGAGATTATCTCTACAAGCTCCATCTATGAACACCCACACAATAGTGTTCTCATGTTTCATACTATGACAGGATTAACAGTTAATGAATACTATAAAAAGTAATTTATAAAGAAAATATTAAATCAATATTCAGGTTAACGAATTTAGATGCTGCTTTCATCCCTCGCCAAGCAAAACTACAGACTACTATGGATAGATCAATTTTTGTATATATAGTATAAATTATAACTTATTTTTGGAGCATTCATATTTAAGGGAAA harbors:
- a CDS encoding response regulator transcription factor, producing MPLTILVVDDDLGTRLSISDYLELSGYSVITANDGQEALTMVETYHPDLIVTDIVMPRMNGYELVRQVRQQPPFRLLPVILLTARTRTQERILGYQSGCDLYLPKPFELEELAAAIRNLLERSQIIQSEYRFSHKDSSANALPTKTVENHHSVFTHVDKSQLLSSLTAREQEVLEMLTHGLSNIEIGNQLHLSSRTVEKYVSSLLRKTATSNRAELVRFAMTHGLVE
- the nadD gene encoding nicotinate (nicotinamide) nucleotide adenylyltransferase, giving the protein MQHLAIFGGTFDPIHWGHLLIAETALQQVPIEKVIWVPSSNPPHKKASCFRHRWEMLQLATQDNLAFSVSSVEKNRPGVSYAINTLTDLSACFPNTHWYWIVGLDTFQTLPRWYRGHELAQMCDWLIAPRLLGGENIAQSELICKQVKQKLGEQSIAIHWHLLNIPLMGVSSSLIRKLYRSGKSIRYLVPENVRAYIMTHNLYSEDSEEK
- a CDS encoding ABC transporter substrate-binding protein, translated to MKNAIAFKFRVSISRYIPLLVISSVLLTACGRSNSTNVQSANNPTSTTNQTNTISIGIAFAQTSNVALLGQEGTDGVKIAEKYFNNKGGINGKQIKLIFQDTGGDEVGAINAFQTLINQNNVVSIIGPTLSQQAFSADPIAERNQVPVIGASNTAKGIPEIGDYVARVSSSVAVVAPYAVKAALKQNPKIKKVAVFYAQNDAFNKSETEIFQKTVKDLGLDLITVQKFQTTDTDFQTQASSVINLKPDLAIISGLAVDGGNLVKQLRELGYKGIIIGGNGFNTSHIFSVCGKLCDGIIIAQAYSPEYKNEINSAFRQAYIEQYRKEPSQVSAQSFAALQVYVEALQSLNKKRPINDLTLPQLRKELNQELLKLTYQTPLGEIAFTPVGEVIQKQFYVAQLKMEANGINGKFAFLDIK
- the murC gene encoding UDP-N-acetylmuramate--L-alanine ligase, coding for MSNSVDFAGRPFHFIGIGGIGMSALAYVLAKRQLPVSGSDLRPNHITRKLESIGAHIFSRQEASNIEFFGTKVESKEVELNSQEMFPGGNTTLPQVICSTAINSNNLEYQAALKLGCPIFHRSDVLAALIAEYRSIAVAGTHGKTTTSSMIGYMLLAAGLDPTIIVGGEVNAWEGNARIGQSPYLVAEADESDGSLVKHAPEIGIITNIELDHPDHYDTLEEVVDTFQIFAKGCKVLIGSIDCATVRDRLKPTITYSLHQDTEADYTVTNIDYRADGTTALVWEKGKALGVLNLKLLSRHNLSNALAAVAVGRHLGLEFGEIAKGIASFEGARRRFEFRGEVDGITFIDDYAHHPSEIRATLAAARLQARPGQRVVAIFQPHRYSRTLTFLEEFAESFGHADLVVLTDIYSAGEPNLGQISGEQLAEKIAQQHPQVVYQPTISTVCEYLIKTLRPGDLALFLGAGNLNQAIPEIITTLCTPATATL
- the thiL gene encoding thiamine-phosphate kinase; its protein translation is MTKVKEIGEQGLLERLQRFCPSDVIGDDAAVLVTEAGQSLVVTTDMLVDGVHFSDATTSPEDAGWRAAAANLSDLAAMGATPLGITVALGLPGDLSVSWVESLYQGMTQCLQQYHTPIVGGDVVRSPITSLSITAFGQVHPNRIIRRSAAQVGDAIVVTGVHGASHAGLKLLLDPQIGKDLSTAQKTALIKAHQRPQPRLDVLSHLPLIPIAGMDSSDGLADAVLQICRASGVGAVIRSSQIPLPTAFDHWLTPEQALNYALYGGEDFELVLCLSPDAATTLVKQLGQGATIIGTITSDTRVLLHHQNTKIPDQVLSLSQGFQHFSQ
- a CDS encoding type I glyceraldehyde-3-phosphate dehydrogenase → MIRVAINGFGRIGRNFARCWLGRQNTNIDLVAVNDTSDPRTNAHLLKYDSMLGKLKDVDITADDNSIIVNGKTIKCVSDRNPENLPWKEWEIDLIIEATGVFTSKEGALKHVNAGAKKVLITAPGKNEDGTFVIGVNHHEYDHNVHHVISNASCTTNCLAPIAKVIHEKFGIIKGTMTTTHSYTGDQRLLDASHRDVRRARAAAINIVPTSTGAAKAVALVIPELKGKLNGVALRVPTPNVSMVDFVVQVEKRTITEEVNQALKDASEGPLKGILDYSELQLVSSDYQGTDASSIIDASLTLVMGNDLVKVMAWYDNEWGYSQRVLDLAELVAQKWV
- a CDS encoding low molecular weight protein-tyrosine-phosphatase; amino-acid sequence: MPYKLLFVCLGNICRSPSAENIMNHQIEQAGLSDKIVCDSAGTSSYHIGSPPDRRMNAAAVAKLGITLRGRARQFIKSDFQDFDLILAMDRDNYDDIIALDPIGQYHHKVRLMCDFCSRHKLKEVPDPYYGGTEGFNQVIDLLVDACEGLLQYVTKQQLEA
- a CDS encoding YbaB/EbfC family nucleoid-associated protein, yielding MTGKGFGGFGLGKMKELADAFKKAQQVQEGAKRLQEELEQMEIQGEAGGGLVKVIVSGNQEPKRVEISPEALAQGADLLSDLVTAAMKDAYNKSTATMRERMEDLTSGLELPGF
- the murB gene encoding UDP-N-acetylmuramate dehydrogenase, which encodes MKISQAVGNACIVDASNVETQDSDRATNSKIIYLPGTNCEIKSQALLSAYTSYRVGGAAELYVAPRDVEGLQASLQYAKEHDLRVTTLGAGSNLLVSDRGISGLVIATKHLRYSHFDPQIGQVTVAAGESIPSLAWEAAKHGWQGLEWAVGIPGSVGGAVVMNAGAHNSCIADILVSAQVLSPDGTIETLTPEELGYAYRTSSLQGSKRVVTQATLQLKPGFDPAIVTATTRQHKQHRLSTQPYNFPSCGSVFRNPKPYAAGWLIEQSGLKGYQIGGAQVANLHANFIVNRGGAKANDIFSLIRHIQQEVQERWSILLEPEVKMLGEFQAA